A segment of the Lycium ferocissimum isolate CSIRO_LF1 chromosome 5, AGI_CSIRO_Lferr_CH_V1, whole genome shotgun sequence genome:
GAATTGAGGGAATTAAACTTGTAACGTGCTGATTAATAACGAGGTGAATGTTTTATTTGGAGATGTCATTAAATTTTTCACAATCACCACATCGAGTGATGTGATAAAATAGTTAggatcattttattttaagcTAAGTCTCCGTTCGAGTCGTAAGGAATGATAATCGCCGGCAAAAGATGTGTGAGGCTCACTCATTGTTAGGCAAGTGGAATTTGTAGGTCCCACCAGCAACTTTGCTTTTCACACCTtttattagtatttttttttttaattcgattggtcaccttttattcttttcaccttttgtaatttatttttcctcTCCCACTGTTATTTTCTTTCATACTATTTCTCTGAGAAATGCTAAGCTTCTCTCTTATTTTGCCTCTCCCGCGGTTATTTCTCTTTCCTCTCCCACAATTATTTCTCACTATTTTCTATAGTAATTTTTTAATCAACATTCTACCGATACAATTTAAACATTACAAaagtttaatttgttttttgtgATAATTTAAACATTACAAAAATTTAATGTCATTAAAAATGTAAGAATAATAGGAGGATATATTCCCACCAAACATATGAATGtcatttgatatttaaaaaaaaaactaaattcatTATCTTTTATACATgaactaattttaaaaaaaagaagagtatTTGGTAAAACTTTTTGTTTATAACAGTTAAACAAACTAAATATTAAATGTTATAGGTATATAACAACTAATCGCTAAATGTTATAGGTATATAACAACCAATCGATATAAAGGATAATAAAAATCcgtctaaataatttttatagtgAGAATTGATTGTATTACTAAATTCCTATACTAGTCAAAACTCTCCATTTAGGCAAGACATAAAATTCAAGGAAGATGATCTTAATCATAGCAAGACTGAAAATATAAACAAGTTCATAATAAGAATGATGCGTCAAACGAATGGTTGTTATAGTGATTGATTATCCTGTAACTCCACTATTTGCTTGTAGGTTATTTTTACGCTATTAAAATCAGCATTGACACTCTTAGCTTGCTGTTTTTTAATTTGTGCAATTTGCTTGTAGGTAATTTTTACACTATTAAAATCACATCATCTTGTTTATGCCTAACTGCgaattctcaaggttcttaAGCTTTAAACTAAAACAATGAACCATTCTGTGAAGTGCAAGTAGGAGAAGCATAAGTGGATATTGCATAATAGTCCTAAGTACCAATAACATATGCGTTGGCCTCTCTCTTAAGTTTAAGTTTGGTGCATAATAGTCCTAAGTAccaatatattatttttttcaccaTCAAGTAATATTAACCTGCTCTAGCAGGTTACAAACTATTTCCTAATTTTTTAGAATttatgcactttttttttttttattctttctctTCCCTTCCCTTCCCTTCAAATCCTCCATCTGGTTTTATAGTAATTAACAACGATGAAGACGGAAGGTTTGAATAGGATACAGAGAAGGGATAAGGATAAAATGGTTCCTATTAAcgtccaaaatatatataagaaacTTGAGGATTTTCCGTGTAACGGTAATCGATCGGTATATTTCTGTttttggacaattttaattagGCATCGTAATTAAGTAGGCAATTCTTATGGTACTTGTGAAGGGTTAAACCAGTTGGAGAGGCTCATTTTACCAACATTTTCATGATGCTAAGAGGAGTTCGTAAATTTTCTTGCCCTCTAATATGATTCGTGAAGGTGGAACATCTGTAGGAAATGAATGTAGATAAAATGACTTGTCAAATTAGATTCAGCAAATTATAAATTAATCATCAAAGTTTTTAATGGAATTGGTATAGTAGCCTCTTTACTTTTTGTTTgcaactcaaattttttttatttcttgtttcatTCATTACACGTTTTTTGTCTTTTGTCGCATTTAATAGATAAAGATGATAGATTCAGTCATAGTCATAATACACGTGCATTATTTACTTCATGACTTTCCTTTTCACGTCTAATAATAttcaaattggaaaaaaaaaaattgaagattaaTAACGTAGCCTCACAAAATTTATCTAACCTAGCTAAAAGATCAATGCAAAAGTATGAAAGTGAAATTAATGGTGTAGCCATACAAAGTATATAAGACTGTCCCTACGTACTAAAGGAGCTATTGGTATTGGAGCACATAATATGTACCGTGTCTTTATTGATTTTCATTATATAAATGTTTATGGTTGTAACTTCCTCccaatttataatattatactgTTAAAATGGGCTGCTGATTTTAAGTGGCACTACTTTGAATGCGATGCATTTTGAAGCATTGTGAAACCAATATCTCAATAATCAATGATAAAGctatgttttcaaagaaagtaaAAGTAGAAGTAGATATCGCAAAGCCACTACTTAGTGAAATACAGATTGAATTCACGTCTAATACTTTAattggaaaaaggaaatatattGCATAGCCAGCCAAAAATGTCCGACCTAAAATCAGTACAAAACTATGAAAGTGAAATTTTACCGTTGAATTGTCgtaaaaaaatgcaaaaagaaggaaagattaCTACAGCTTGGTGCCATATAACTTATAGTAATCCCTTTTTCATTTAAACGTAAACTCAAAAGCATACTTATAGCAATAAGGAAGTTATAAGTATATCAATCAAATTACACTTCAATCTCAAATTACAGTCAATTAATTTACACTTTATACTGATcccttggtttttttttttttttttttcaggttACGACTTACAAACTCACATTAATATAAAAGTGTGATTCAAAAATAACCTGATACTCTCtcatcccaatttaagtgtcttagtttgatttgacacaaaatttaaggaataaaaagagattttgaatattgtgatcttaaattaaagatgtatgtaatgtactaaaatgacctttgaatcttgtgattataaacttgtcatatagaatgtttgaattgtcaactcactaaatataaaaaaaatactttatttgggatataccaaaaaagaaagtaataGACATACGGAGAGTGTATCAGAGTAATAAAAAGACAAAACCAAAGAACAAAgacaaaaaggagaaaaattggGAGGACACGTGTAGGCAGTGTGTTTGTCCTGTGCCTGTTGTCACAGTAATTAGTACAAATTCGTTTGCTCCATTTGAAGAGTCTGCAAGGACGACTCTGTCACTACTACTTTACCACTACGCATATCCCAGTGTCACACTGAGGCaccatttttgtttttgcatGTGAAAGTGAAAGCAAGCtactattaatatatatatgcacacacaGAAACAGAGAGACCATTTATAATAGGGAAAATGACAGCTTAATGGTTTGTGATGGTTATGTATGTTTGATTTTTGAACATTTCTAGAGGCTGTTTTCAAGAATACAAggtttgttttcttgttttttagTCTTGTAAGTATTTCTAAATTCTAACACAACCGCATTTCACTCTGTTAATGTCTGTTGATATAGTAGCTGAAAATATAAGAAATCTTTAGTTTGTTGTAAAGGATATAATGAATAgtgtttttttctaaaaagaaattaaaaaatgaatcttTCCAGCTTTATCTGTTTCACAATGGGGTTTGTTTGGTTAATCTTTACCTTTTGCAGTCTGTTTTTTCAGAATTCTTTTTCCATCTTATTCAGCAGTGTGATTTAGGGGGTGTGGAGGTATGGGATGAACTGAGCTTTGCTTTAGTCCAATAAGGGTTAGAGAAACTTCCTTTCTTGTACAGAGCTAAGTATTAGTAATCTTTAGTTTTCATCTTCTCTTAAAGAACATGAAACTAAGAAAAAGGACAAGTTGTGGTTGGGAGCATAGCTTGCATGGGTTACTGGGAAGGGTCTTGCTAGTAGGGGGGTTTGGTAGCAATATGTGGACAGAGTGGATGCATATATTGTTACTTATATGATTCTTGGTAAGAGCTAACTCCCCCCTTATATGTTAAATTTTTACTGGTACTCAACGGATGAAGAATTATACTATAGATTGTGGTATTCACGTTTTGTGCTAGCTAGTCTTGATAAATGATGATGATTGGTATTTGGTACTTATATTCCAATTTACCTCTGTATGATGTTTTGTGATGAATATAAGTTTGTCAGGTATTTCTGCTTATCCTACAGCTTGTGAGTGGTTCTATTGGCAAGTGTGATTATTTGCTACCCATATCACTGAAAATGTTGTGAATTTCTTGCTAATCTGCATCTTTCAATGTTGATCATCTCTCTAATATTTAATGCACTTGTTAATCCACTTATTATATAGTACTAGCTCTGTTTGTATCTCTGATTGTTGTACTGCTCTAACATTTTGGGCAGAGCAAAGTTAGTTCTTCTCACTGTTATGTGGGTCGTCATGGTTGAATGCTATTCACACATTTAGAGGATAAAGAGTATCTTTTTGTCAAAATTTCCCTGAACAATTTTCTGATTAGTAGAATCGAATTATCTCAGGGTTGTGAAATGAAGAAGGAACTTTGGTTTCCAAGCAGTGACATGCTATATGAAGTACTACCGAGATTGTCTACTAAGGATTTGCTGAAATTGAAATGTGTGTCAAAGGGATGGCGATGTCTTATATCTGACCGCAGTTTCATCCAAGTTCAGTTGAAAAACAAGGAACCGCTCACAGGTTTCTTCTACCAGGGTAGGTATAAGTGGTGCGACGAGGATTATGACTATATCAGCTTCATACCTATAGCAAGAGTTACTGCTGAAGTCCATAATGATGTTCTCAATTTCCTCCCAGAAAGAATTGCCATCCTGGATTCAAGACACGGACTTATCTGTTGTCGAAGTAGCTTCCCTCGTCGTGTTCCCATAATTTACATTTGTAACCCTGTGAATAAGGAGTGGAAAACGCTTCAATGGCCAAACCCTTCCAGAGAAAGTATCATAACTTTGGTTTTTGATCCACTGAAGAACCCGGTCGATGAGTTCACAAATTTTAAGGTTGTGATAGTTAGCCAAATGGAAACTGGCACGGAAGGGGATGGATATGTTTtctcttttaacatttattCATCACAAACAGGAAAATGGAGAAGCTCAAGAGAGATTTGTCTTTGTGATCACAACATGCAGAAAAAGGGATCCATCTGTGCAgtagaaaatataaagaagaaacacggagaaaataaatttcagctcagttttttttttttttttttaagtcaaaaaaaataagcatGTCACGAACTGGGATCGAACACGCAACCTTGTTATCCTGAACCTTTGACACCCCTTAACCGCTCGACCAAGCCCTCAACTTATTACAAGAGGTGTCAATAGtagtacatatatgtataaaatcagaATTTCACATATCTATACAACGTAATTTTCCGGCGAAGGGGTGTTTGATCCGCCCCTGCATCTGTGTAGAGGGGATTATATATTGGCTTACTGATGGAGACCAAATCCTCATGTTTGATCCCGAAAACGAGATATCTTG
Coding sequences within it:
- the LOC132057627 gene encoding putative F-box protein At1g47300; translation: MKKELWFPSSDMLYEVLPRLSTKDLLKLKCVSKGWRCLISDRSFIQVQLKNKEPLTGFFYQGRYKWCDEDYDYISFIPIARVTAEVHNDVLNFLPERIAILDSRHGLICCRSSFPRRVPIIYICNPVNKEWKTLQWPNPSRESIITLVFDPLKNPVDEFTNFKENGEAQERFVFVITTCRKRDPSVQ